A single window of Ctenopharyngodon idella isolate HZGC_01 chromosome 24, HZGC01, whole genome shotgun sequence DNA harbors:
- the ca12 gene encoding carbonic anhydrase 12 isoform X1: protein MRSRHFSAMTITLLFIIFIACPLASTGAKWTYNGPDGEHDWSSNYPFCGGAFQSPIDFQTRLLRYDPNLPPIQVQNYNLSTNEQLTLGNNGHSVQLSLPSHMHISSLPHRYSAAQLHFHWGSSSLLTGSEHTVNGKRFAGEMHVVHFNSDKYPNISMAVDKNDGLAVLGVFIEIGEFNPAFDKFFKYINGIKYRDQKIQVPAFNIRTLLPVRLDEYYRYDGSLTTPPCYPSVLWTVFRKPVTISRKQFLALATALYASYAHDSATVPLHGNYRKPQHTDNRVILVSFKDGLHGILSVASPFKRKQVIHKLLVGDLADLADEGLYQLLPKLSPQPGVDNEWKKSKKQEQLSEAAQKQQWSKNNVPSSSSFGKKTPTPWYMGALDTDKGICFVSLEENVVHQLERYHAKGLMVEALREVVFPELNLRSYLHCRSNLDLQTIKHLIKGRSQDEATELEQSLTKAMLRQIRRQIKQHRNPNMKTTIGHPQATFPKDYNTALTYHSPQHVEWED, encoded by the exons ATGAGAAGCCGGCACTTCTCTGCAATGACAATTACACTTCTATTCATCATCTTCATCGCGTGTCCCCTCGCGTCCACAG GGGCAAAATGGACATATAATG GACCTGATGGAGAACACGACTGGTCCAGCAACTACCCGTTCTGTGGAGGAGCATTCCAGTCGCCCATCGACTTCCAGACACGGCTGCTGAGATACGATCCAAACCTGCCGCCCATCCAGGTCCAGAACTACAACCTGTCAACCAATGAGCAGCTCACTCTCGGAAACAATGGACACTCTG TGCAGTTGTCTTTGCCGTCTCACATGCACATCTCCAGCCTCCCGCACAGATATTCAGCAGCTCAGCTCCATTTCCACTGGGGCTCCTCCAGTCTGCTGACAGGATCAGAACACACTGTTAATGGCAAGCGGTTTGCCGGAGAG ATGCATGTAGTACACTTCAATTCTGACAAATACCCCAACATCTCAATGGCAGTGGACAAGAATGATGGACTGGCTGTGCTGGGAGTTTTCATTGAg aTTGGAGAGTTCAACCCTGCTTTTGACAAAttcttcaaatacataaatgggATAAAGTACAGAG ATCAGAAAATACAAGTCCCAGCGTTTAACATCCGTACGCTGCTACCAGTCCGTCTGGATGAGTATTACCGCTATGATGGTTCTCTTACCACACCGCCCTGCTATCCCAGCGTGCTATGGACCGTGTTCAGGAAACCGGTCACCATTTCACGAAAACAG TTTTTGGCATTGGCCACAGCTCTGTATGCCTCTTATGCCCATGATTCTGCTACCGTGCCACTTCATGGAAATTACCGGAAGCCACAACACACAGACAACAGAGTGATACTGGTTTCTTTCAAGGACG GACTGCACGGTATTCTTTCAGTGGCATCCCCCTTTAAGAGGAAGCAAGTCATCCATAAGCTTCTGGTGGGTGACCTTGCAGACTTGGCCGACGAGGGACTCTACCAGCTTCTGCCAAAATTGAGTCCCCAACCGGGAGTGGATAATGAGTGGAAGAAGTCCAAGAAGCAGGAACAGTTGAGCGAGGCAGCTCAGAAACAGCAGTGGTCGAAGAACAATGTGCCAAGCTCCTCTTCCTTTGGGAAGAAAACACCAACGCCGTGGTATATGGGAGCATTGGATACAGATAAAGGGATTTGCTTTGTATCCCTGGAGGAGAATGTCGTTCACCAGCTCGAGAGATACCATGCAAAGGGTCTGATGGTCGAAGCTCTGAGAGAGGTCGTCTTTCCTGAGTTGAACCTCAGGAGCTACTTGCACTGCCGCTCTAATCTGGACCTTCAGACCATAAAACACCTCATAAAAGGAAGATCTCAGGACGAGGCCACTGAGCTCGAGCAATCACTGACTAAAGCCATGCTGAGGCAGATAAGGAGGCAAATCAAACAACATAGAaacccaaacatgaaaaccaCCATAGGGCACCCTCAAGCTACATTCCCGAAGGACTACAACACAGCTTTGACTTACCACAGTCCTCAACATGTTGAATGGGAAGATTAG